Sequence from the Maribacter aquivivus genome:
TATTGAACCAGACAATCTTTAGCCTACAAATGCAGCAATGCTAAAGCATCTTCAGTTTTACCATCTGCTAACCACTGTTGCGCTAATTTGTGTATTTCTAAAACATCTTCAGCTCCATTTAAAATAGATTTTACCTCAGCGTGTTCTGTAATCTTGGCGATAGCTTCTTTAGTAGGCAATTCTTCCAAATTTCCTAATCTACCTAAATTATTGCCTGTTAGCACAACGCTATTTCGAACAGCTTCCGGTAGCATATCTACTCCTATTCCTTGGGTACGAATTGGTTTAGGTATCTCAAATAAAGCATCGCCATTTGCTCTACAATACCAATTACCACCCATACGTGCCACTAAATCTAACTTGGGAGTATCTAATTTCCCCTCTGCATCTAAAAATGCTTTTTTTACATGAATCTGAACTACTTTGGCTAGTACCAAATTACCAGCTCCTGGTCCATCACCCAATGCTATTACTTGATCTACCACACACTCAAAAGCTACAGGTGCCTCTCCTACTCTTGGTGGTTTTACTTTATCGCTTGGCACTTGAGTAAAGCCGGCTTTTACAAATTCGTTTACACCATCGCCATATTCGGTACTTGACAATGACATTTGCTCTACCATATCATAATTCACGATATTGATCACCGTTTCTTGTACCTCCAACACATTCTCTAACGTATGCTTCGTAGTATTGTCACGACCTCTTCTAGAAGGGGAGAAAATCATGATTGGAGGATTTACACTGAATAGGTTAAAATAGCTGAACGGACTCAAATTTACATTTCCATCCTTATCGATCGTACTGGCAAAACAAATAGGTCTTGGTGCTACGGCAGATAATAAATACCCGTGTAATTCTTGTTGAGAAATACTGTTTGGATCTATAGAATTGATTTCCTCGTTCTTTGACATGTGTTATTCTTCTATTTTGTAAAGTATTATTTTATTTACTTGGCAATATTGTTCCGGTTACTTGGCCAAAACCCACTCTCTTTCCGTCTTTTTCTGCAAAACCTCGCATAGTTACGGTATCATTATCTTCTATAAAAGTACGTTTGCTGCCATCTTTTAATTCAAACGGTTTTTTACCGCCCCAAGAAATTTCTAACAATGACCCATATGAACTTTCGTCTTTGCCAGATATGGTTCCTGATGCCATTACATCGCCTACATTCAAATTACATCCGTTTACGGTATGGTGCGCCAACTGCTGCATCATATTCCAATACATATATTTGAAGTTAGATCTACTAATGGTTGTTTCTTCAGAAGTTGATGAAGACATACACACTTCTAACTTAATATCGTAATTGTGCTCTCCTTCATATTTTAAATATGAAAGTACCTCTGGTTGCTGCTCGGGTCCCTGAACTTTAAATGGCTCTAAGGCTTCTAAAGTAACGATCCATGGCGACATGGATGATGCAAAGCTTTTCCCTAAAAACGGACCTAAAGGCACATACTCCCATTTCTGAATATCGCGGGCAGACCAATCATTGAACAACACCAAGCCAAAAATATGGTCAGCAGCATTTTTTGTAGAAACCCGTTCGCCTAGTTCTGTGCTTTTACCTACTACGAAACCCATTTCCAATTCAAAATCTAAATTACCTGAAGCTTTAAAAACCGGCACTTCCATATCATTGGTTTTCACTTGCCCCATTGGTCTGTGAATATCAGTACCGCTCACCACAATTGATGATGCACGACCATGATATCCTACCGGAATATGCCTCCAATTTGGCAACAAAGCGTTTTCTGGATCACGAAACATTTTACCCGCATTGGTAGCATGCTCTATACTTGAATAAAAATCTGTATAATCACCAACGTGCACAGGCAAAT
This genomic interval carries:
- a CDS encoding flavin reductase family protein; this encodes MSKNEEINSIDPNSISQQELHGYLLSAVAPRPICFASTIDKDGNVNLSPFSYFNLFSVNPPIMIFSPSRRGRDNTTKHTLENVLEVQETVINIVNYDMVEQMSLSSTEYGDGVNEFVKAGFTQVPSDKVKPPRVGEAPVAFECVVDQVIALGDGPGAGNLVLAKVVQIHVKKAFLDAEGKLDTPKLDLVARMGGNWYCRANGDALFEIPKPIRTQGIGVDMLPEAVRNSVVLTGNNLGRLGNLEELPTKEAIAKITEHAEVKSILNGAEDVLEIHKLAQQWLADGKTEDALALLHL
- the fahA gene encoding fumarylacetoacetase, translated to MTTLKTWVTVPHNSDFSIYNLPFGIFSVNDDAPKAGIAIGEQIIDLAAISELGLIAVDASYLKQKTLNEFISLGKKITNKVRLDVQQLLSIENSPLKNHSEVFVSQKDAKMHLPVHVGDYTDFYSSIEHATNAGKMFRDPENALLPNWRHIPVGYHGRASSIVVSGTDIHRPMGQVKTNDMEVPVFKASGNLDFELEMGFVVGKSTELGERVSTKNAADHIFGLVLFNDWSARDIQKWEYVPLGPFLGKSFASSMSPWIVTLEALEPFKVQGPEQQPEVLSYLKYEGEHNYDIKLEVCMSSSTSEETTISRSNFKYMYWNMMQQLAHHTVNGCNLNVGDVMASGTISGKDESSYGSLLEISWGGKKPFELKDGSKRTFIEDNDTVTMRGFAEKDGKRVGFGQVTGTILPSK